The nucleotide window TCAAAACTAATATCTTCAATGATTGGTCGCTTATCAATTTGCTTACTTAATTGCTTTACTTGTAAGGTCACTGGTTCTTTTCCCCCTCGTATGCTGCCTTGATCCAAGTCACCACTTCTTCAAGTGGGACACCCAGGTAACGAATTTCCGTCAGTAGGGTCAACAGTTGCTTTTTCGTTGCCACCACCTGGGCACTATCCCCTGGTTGTTCAGTCGCTTCACGGACGTAGGTTCCTTTACCATGGACGGTGGTGATGACCTGCTGAGACTCCAATTGCTTATAGGCTTTGCTGACCGTATTTGGATTCAGCTGTTCTTGCCGCGCCATGTCTCGGACAGACGGTAGCCGGTCCCCCGGTTGCAGAATGCCTTGGACAATCTGTTGTTTGACGCGTAAGACGAGCTGCTCGTAGTACGGCAAACCCGATTGATCCTTCATTTGCATATTTTCACCCCTTGGTGTCTGGCGATGTGTCCTGTGTGTACTATTATACTTAGTACACTCGTTTTGACAAGGGGTATTTTACTCCCTCAGCAAAATCACACACTTACCAGTGCTACCGGATACCCGTTAACTGCCAACTATCAAGGGACTACTCAGCTAATCCCCGTTAGCTCATCAGAAAGCGTTTCACTTGCCGCCCGTCCTCCTACGACCGCTGATTATTTTCCACCAGATTAGGCTAACTCTCACCCCGGCTTGACTCACTAGACCAATTCCGCAAACAAATTTTGTTATCCTTCAACAAGTTCCTCAGAAATAAAAAAGACGCCTGTTAGTGGCGTCTCCGATTATTTAGAATTACGGTCTAAACCCAGCTGCTGATTCCTGTTCCTTTTGCTTCAGTAGCAGTTGGTTATAGAACTTAGCCTGCGTTTGCCAGAAGTACGGCAGAATGAACAGGTTGGCCAACCCATACGTAATGGACCCGACAATGAACCACAGCAGAAAACTCAACGCCATCAGAAACATGAAGCCCTTTTCTCCGTTCATCAACTCCCGTGAGCGGGTAATCGCGTCAATCAAACGAATTTCTTCGCCTCGATCAACGGCATCCCGGTAAATGTAGAACGCCTGCGAGTACGAAAAGGCTTTGATGATCCCCGGCACAATCAATAGCAATGACCAAAGCACCACCAGAATCGTACTGATGATTCCGATGCCAATCCAACCCCAGAAATACCGCGACTTATCAAATAGAGCAAACGACCGTTCAATAGGCTTATCAAAATCCGCCTTTCCCCGGTCAATATCAATCATGGTGATACTCATGCCAGCGTTTAGCATCCCCGCTACCAGGTAGAGCACAGTGCCCATCAACTCATCTCGCATTGACGGTTCCACGTCCAACGAGTAAGTCTTGGTTACCCAATCACCCAAGATGAATAGGGCCACCATTAAAATCCCGTTTAATAGATAAAAACTACGGTGGTCAGCAATTAATTTTCGAGCACCAGCTTTAAATCTTTTGCGATCTTCTGAATCCATAACGTCCTCCTCCAATGGTGACTAAGTTCATCTCCCCGAATCATTCACCCACCATGCTTTAATTAGTCTACACTTCTAACTGCATACTGCCAACTGGTAATTCAATCACGCACAGCTCCCACAGTGACACACCACCCCTTGACCAACCCTCATCCGGTTGTCATTCAAAAATATAATTGCTAGAATGACAGGAGTAAGTTAAAAGGACCTAGTGTTAATCATTTGAAGGAGTTAGTTACATATTATGAAGAAATTTTGGAAAATCAGCCTAGGCATCATGTTAGCCCTGATTATTATCGGTGGTGTAACGGCCTACCATGAGCGCCACAACGTTCGGCGTCTTCTGCTGGTCCACCAGCATTACCACCGAAGAAATATTCTCTCGGAGAACCAGATCAAGCTCAATCTCCGACCGGCACTTTCAACGAAACACACCACGGCCACTAACCGGCTCAGTGCGACGTACAAGGCACAGCTCAACGCCTTAAAATCCGGTTCCGCCAACGCTAAGATCATCGTCAATCCTTACAAGACTTCACCGTTGAGTGGCCTGATTTTGGTGAAGACCCAGGCAGCCACCAAGGTTAAAGTGACCGTCCACGGGGATACCCCGGCGACGACCATTACCAAACACCTCAAGGGCTATCACACCACCCATTCAGTTGGTGTTTTGGGACTCTACGCCAACCGGACCAACCGGGTGACGCTCCAATTTACGAAGGAAAATGGGAACAAGTCCTACACCACCTACACCATGACCACCCACGGCACCCCCAAAGACATTGGCAAAAACACGCTTAAAACCAGCCAGCCACAAAAAATGGCGCTGGGTAAAGGCAATCAACGTCTGACCTTTGCCGTCAGCAGTCAGGGAACCACTTACGGGCTGGATGCCAACGGGCAGGTGCGCTGGTACAGCACTGCACCGATTTCACACGTCTTTAAGCGCCTTAGCAACAATCACCTACTGATTCTGACCAAGATTTCAGCCAGTGAACACAAGTACAACGCTCTGCGGGAAACGGACTTCTATGGCCGCGTCTACCGCCAATATAATTTCAGCGGTCTCTTCCCTACCCGGAAGGACCACTCGAAGCTGGCCACGAACACGGTCATTCACCACGACGCTATCGAATTACCGAACCATAATCTGTTATTGACGGTGGACGACGGGAGTAGTAAGTACGTCGAGGACACGATGGTTGAAATCAACTACCAGACGGCGAAAATCGTCAAAGTCATCGACCTGAAACGCTTGCTACCCAAGTCAGCCTATACGCAATACGACGGCACCCACCGGCCGGATGGTAAAATCGATTGGTTCCATCAAAATTCCATGGTCTATGATCGAAAACGCGACGAACTCATCGTATCCGGTCGTAACCAAGATATGATTTTTGCCATCAACTACAAGACGACCAAGCTGAAGTGGATTCTTGCCGCACCGGACAAGTTGCCGAAGAGCTACCACCACTACCTTTTGCAGCCGAAGTCCCAGCACTATCGCTATAACGGCGGGCAGCATGCCGTTAACCTCATCCACAAAGACACGCATCAGGGGAACACACTGGCGCTTGAATTCTACGACAATAATGTGCCCGTCACTCGGGGTAAGACCAAGCAATCCAAACAGTGGTCGGCCGGTGAAATCGTTTCGATTAACCAACTCCACCGAACAGTCCACAAGACCTGGAGCTTTGGTAAGTCACTGGGTAAGCGAAACTTCACCAACATTGTTGGAAGTAGCTACGCCGTTGGTAAGGGAAATACCCTGATTGGTTTCGGTTACGCTAGCAAAGGCAAACGCAGTGAATTCGTCGAGGTCAACCGTAAGACGAACCACATCGTCTATGACGTCGACCGGACGGGCTTCCACCACGGTGATTGGTCATACCGGGCACAACGCATGAGTCTCTATCCCGGGACCGGTGCCGTTGGGCTAAAGGAAATCACACCAACTAATTAAGAATAGGCTTTGCGCCAGTCACCCGTTTACGGGGTTGCCGGCACAAAGCCTATTTTTATGTTCTATTTGACGCTTGCCAGACTCTTATCAAATTGCCGCTTGGCCTGTAAATATAGCCGCATGGATGCCTTAGAATCACGCCGGTGTTTGGCCAGGGTCGCCAACGCCCATTTAGCAGACACATAGGCTTTCGCCGTGTCATTCGGTAACACGTACAGAACCTGCCCCTTCTTCTGGGCCCGCTGTAGCCGCTTATGTAGAGGTTGTTGCCTCAATAGTTTGCGCGTGACTAATGCCGTGTTCCCCGCGGCTTCTAGCCGTGAATCCATCAACGTCTGCCAATCCGCGTGACCGTAATAATTGTACTGGCTACTATCAGCTAACACCCCCACCGTCCCCTGAGCGGTCGTCTTTGGTGTCACCATGTCGCCATAGTCTGCGGCGGTCCAGGGCGTGGCCTTATGATAAACCTGCTTTTTTCCGTGCTTGATTGTGAAGTCAACGACGAGCCATTTCACACCCTTGGACCGACCGACGACATAAGTAAAGTGCCAGTTAGACCGCTTTTGGGTGAGTATCAGTCCCACCTGACCTTGCTTGCTAACCTTAAGACCAGCAAAGTGATAACCTAACTGCGCCGTGGTCGTCGTCAACCGGGCGCTGTCGCTGGTATCGATGATGGGCTTGCTCTTCGCCTGTGCTTGAGCCGTTCCCAGAACCCCCGCAATGAACACCGCGGCCATCATAATAACCACTCGTAAACCTTTAACTCGCATC belongs to Levilactobacillus yonginensis and includes:
- a CDS encoding GntR family transcriptional regulator — protein: MQMKDQSGLPYYEQLVLRVKQQIVQGILQPGDRLPSVRDMARQEQLNPNTVSKAYKQLESQQVITTVHGKGTYVREATEQPGDSAQVVATKKQLLTLLTEIRYLGVPLEEVVTWIKAAYEGEKNQ
- a CDS encoding DUF975 family protein produces the protein MDSEDRKRFKAGARKLIADHRSFYLLNGILMVALFILGDWVTKTYSLDVEPSMRDELMGTVLYLVAGMLNAGMSITMIDIDRGKADFDKPIERSFALFDKSRYFWGWIGIGIISTILVVLWSLLLIVPGIIKAFSYSQAFYIYRDAVDRGEEIRLIDAITRSRELMNGEKGFMFLMALSFLLWFIVGSITYGLANLFILPYFWQTQAKFYNQLLLKQKEQESAAGFRP
- a CDS encoding aryl-sulfate sulfotransferase, which gives rise to MKKFWKISLGIMLALIIIGGVTAYHERHNVRRLLLVHQHYHRRNILSENQIKLNLRPALSTKHTTATNRLSATYKAQLNALKSGSANAKIIVNPYKTSPLSGLILVKTQAATKVKVTVHGDTPATTITKHLKGYHTTHSVGVLGLYANRTNRVTLQFTKENGNKSYTTYTMTTHGTPKDIGKNTLKTSQPQKMALGKGNQRLTFAVSSQGTTYGLDANGQVRWYSTAPISHVFKRLSNNHLLILTKISASEHKYNALRETDFYGRVYRQYNFSGLFPTRKDHSKLATNTVIHHDAIELPNHNLLLTVDDGSSKYVEDTMVEINYQTAKIVKVIDLKRLLPKSAYTQYDGTHRPDGKIDWFHQNSMVYDRKRDELIVSGRNQDMIFAINYKTTKLKWILAAPDKLPKSYHHYLLQPKSQHYRYNGGQHAVNLIHKDTHQGNTLALEFYDNNVPVTRGKTKQSKQWSAGEIVSINQLHRTVHKTWSFGKSLGKRNFTNIVGSSYAVGKGNTLIGFGYASKGKRSEFVEVNRKTNHIVYDVDRTGFHHGDWSYRAQRMSLYPGTGAVGLKEITPTN